GGGGCTGCTCGTGCCCGCGCTGGTCTTCCGCTCGCGGCGGCTGCGCGAGACGCCGCGCGTCCTCTACAACATGACGACGCTCGCGGGACTCGCCTCGCTGCTCTACCGCTTCGCCCCGACCACGCTCGCATTCCGCCCCGGCGGCCCGCACGACGTCTACTTCCCGTCGGTGCCGGAGCTGCTGATCATGTGCGGGTGGATCGCGCTCGCGATCGTCGGCTTCAGCCTGGCCGTGAAGACGTTTGCGATCCTTCCGGCACCCATCGAGGCGTGGGACCGCCTGATCGCGGTCGCGCGTGCCGACCACCCCGAATGGAGACTCGACGTGCATGGCAACCCGACTGACGATTGATCCGGTCACGCGCATCGAGGGCCACCTCCGCGTCGACGTCGTGGTCGACGGCGGGCAGGTCACGGACTCCCGCGTCTCGTGCACGATGTGGCGCGGCATCGAGACCATCCTCCGCGGCCGCGATCCGCGGGAGGCGTGGGTGTTCGCGCAGCGCTTCTGCGGCGTGTGCACGACGGTGCACGCGATGGCGTCCGTGCGGGCCGTCGAGGATGCGCTCGAGATGCCGATCCCGCCGAACGCGCAGTACATCCGCAACCTGATCCTGATCGCGCACGCGCTCCACGATCACATCGTGCACTTCTACCAGCTGTCGGCGCTGGACTGGATCGACGTCACGACGATTCCGAAGGCGGACCCGGCAAAGGCGACGGCGCTCGGCGAGAGCCTCTCCGAATGGCGCGGCAACTCGCGGCCCGAGATGCGGAAGGTCCAGGACAAGGTGAAGGCGCTGCTCACGAGCGGGCAGCTCGGCATCTTCCAGAACGGCTACTGGGGCCACCCTGCGATGCACCTCGAGCCCGAAGCGAACCTGCTGCTCCTCGCCCACTACCTCCAGGCGCTCGACTTCCAGCGCGAGGTGAACAAGGTGGTGGCGATTCTGGGCGCGAAGACGCCGCACATCCAGAACCTGGCCGTCGGCGGCGTGATGAACGCCATCAACCTCGACAACGACGCGACGATCAACATGGACCGCCTGTGGGCGGTGAAGGGGCACTTCGATGCCGTCGTCGACTTCATCCACCAGGTCTACCTGCCCGACGCATGCGCGCTCGCCGGCCTCTACCCGGACTGGTTCCGGTACGGCGCCGGCGTCCGGAACTACCTCGCCGTGCCCGATCTCCCGGCCGACGGCGCGTCGACGACGTACGACCTTCCCGGCGGCACCATCTTCGACGGCGACCTGCACACCGTCCATCCCATCAACAGTCCGCGCGACGCATGGTGGCGCGACGGCGTGACCGAGGACCTGACGCACGCCTGGTACGAGGGTGGCGTCCAGCAGCCCTGGAAGGGCGAGACGATCCCCGCGTACACCGAGTTCCAGGACGACGGGAAATACTCGTGGGTGAAGGCACCCCGCTTCCAGGGGCGCCCGATGCAGGTCGGGCCGGTCGCCAACGTCCTCGTCGGCTACGCGCAGGCGCACCCGCTCACACGGAAGTGGACGGATCTCGCGCTCGCGCGGGTCTCCGCCGCGGCCGGCCGGCCCGTGACCGTCGACGACCTGCAGTCGACGATGGGCCGCTACCTCGCGCGCGCGATCCGCTCGGCGATGCTCATCGAGCTCGCGAGCAGGCACTGGGAGCTGCTCGCCAACGGCATCGGGCACGGGGACGTGGCGACCTACGTGCCCCCCACGTTCCCGAAGGGCACGGTCGAGGGCGTCGGCTTCCACGAGGCGCCGCGCGGGACGCTCTCCCACTGGGTCGTGGTCGAGAACGGCATCCTCCGGAACTACCAGGCCGTCGTGCCGACGACGTGGAACGCGAGCCCGCGCGACTCGTACGGCGTCGCCGGCCCGTACGAGGCC
The Candidatus Eisenbacteria bacterium DNA segment above includes these coding regions:
- a CDS encoding nickel-dependent hydrogenase large subunit codes for the protein MATRLTIDPVTRIEGHLRVDVVVDGGQVTDSRVSCTMWRGIETILRGRDPREAWVFAQRFCGVCTTVHAMASVRAVEDALEMPIPPNAQYIRNLILIAHALHDHIVHFYQLSALDWIDVTTIPKADPAKATALGESLSEWRGNSRPEMRKVQDKVKALLTSGQLGIFQNGYWGHPAMHLEPEANLLLLAHYLQALDFQREVNKVVAILGAKTPHIQNLAVGGVMNAINLDNDATINMDRLWAVKGHFDAVVDFIHQVYLPDACALAGLYPDWFRYGAGVRNYLAVPDLPADGASTTYDLPGGTIFDGDLHTVHPINSPRDAWWRDGVTEDLTHAWYEGGVQQPWKGETIPAYTEFQDDGKYSWVKAPRFQGRPMQVGPVANVLVGYAQAHPLTRKWTDLALARVSAAAGRPVTVDDLQSTMGRYLARAIRSAMLIELASRHWELLANGIGHGDVATYVPPTFPKGTVEGVGFHEAPRGTLSHWVVVENGILRNYQAVVPTTWNASPRDSYGVAGPYEASLLGNPVADTDKPLEVLRTVHSFDPCMACACHVLDTTGRTVATVKVL